In the Triticum aestivum cultivar Chinese Spring chromosome 2B, IWGSC CS RefSeq v2.1, whole genome shotgun sequence genome, GTTCCGTGAGAGGAGGACGCACCCGACCACTACTCCTGGCCGTGCGCGGCATCGGGCTCGTACACTGCGGGTTTGGTTTACAAGCGACTCGGCCAATGCCTTGTGTGTTTCCCTTATGCCAAATGCATCTGGAGAAGTTAGGCTCCACTCAAGTGCAAATCTTTTGCTGGCTAACTATTCAGTACATCGTATAGGAGGGCTCGCCATGGCCTTCGGGATGAGACCTCCGCATGCTACATTTGCCTTCTGGAGGAGGACCATGTTGACCACATTTTAGTCAATTGCTTCTATGGCCGTGAGGTTTGGCACCTATGCTTCTCGCAATGCAGGATAAATGTGAGGTGCCCCACAACGGCGGACAAGTTCACTGACTGGTGGTTGGAGGAAAGAACGAGGTTCAGTGGAGTGCACAAAAGGGGATTTGACTCGATGGTGATCGCGATTGCCTGGGTTGTGTGAAAACAGCGGAATGTGAGGGTGTTCTATAGGAATGAGCACGTTAGGCCCCCTCGGCAACTGGTTGGCATGAGCTTTAGCGAGCTTGCTGAGTGGAAGGAGGCTGGTCAAGGTGGCTTAGATCGTTTTCTGAGAGAGTCCACCTTAGATTGTTTTCTGAGAGAGTAGGCTAGGTGCTATGTGTGGTGTGTGGTGTGGGTGTGCTGCATCTGATGTTCGCACGAAGGTCAGCGTCTTGTAAATCTGTTTGTTGCCCTCTATACGCTATTGGCGTACTCTCGAAGAAAAACCTCAAAATATATTATGTAGTTAGTTTAGACCTAGGGTCCTAGGCTAGATTAAAGAATAGTTGAGATGAGTGTGTAATTGATCGAGTGGAGAATATCGTGGAGACAGATCGATTTTCCTCTCGTCCTGGCGACTGGGACCCTAGCCGCCGCTAGGAGGCACTAATAGAAAAAGAcctaatgttcagctcattagtcccggtttgtaaatgAATCACCATTAATACgaccattagtcccgattcaaacggctatgcattagtcccggttcatttgtgacctatagtcccggtttgtgtcacaaaccgggactaaaggggtggtggcaggctagcatcaggccggggccccacgagcctctttagtcccggtttgtgacacaaaccaggactaaagtggtctaacctttagtcccggttggatacacaaaccgggactaaagggcaattttcaaactctacaccCCCCCCCCAATCGtcttttcagttttgaaaaaaatcaaaagaaaatgataaaaactccaaaaataaaaAACCttgatgtagttatgttactacatctagtagttagggaaatttaaaaacataaatttcgacatgttttgcaaaaaaatgttatgaaaaagtaaaacgactGTATCTTTTGCATCCGATGTCAAAAaaacgcataatatatcaaaatgttcagcatgaaAATCCGCTTCCGATTTCGACGGCCGTAGGCCATTTTGCAACTTTTTAGAATCCTAAAATTCttaaaggaaaaaaagttatgctcaaatttcagtttttttgaattttggttaaatcatgtcaaactatggtcaaactacttattcaagaaatattagtgttactaaattattattttaatttttataaattttggtcaaactatggtcaaatctggtcaaacactggtcaaactatgatcaaactacttattcaagaaatattagtgttactaaataatttttttttgaataatagtttcaaactcaaacggtaaaacgtgtgacttcatgctcaagctaaactcctgagggttaataggattgacaacttactattgtcaggtaaacaacaagtgcagacttggaaactagggggaatagaactcgaaagttaagcgtgcttacgCTGGAGTAGTGAGTGGATGGATGGCCGGCCggaaagttagacgatttggaatgggTGCTCCACACttgagcaatgatgaggggtgattggagattaaatcgtcaaataattcagaaatttgaaaaccagaagaaaaaaaatcaatcaaaagaatttcaaaaaaaaaacctttagtcccggttggtaaccgggactaaaggtcccccggcccccggcgcgggctcgtgccacgtggtgagcctttggtcccgggtcgtattgaatcgggactaaaggggaggacctttagtccccaccctttagtgtctgttacagaaccgggactaaatgtcgtttttctactagtgaggccaATCTTCTAGCGCCATCCTCCgacggctcccctccgccggcgacctcggtcgtcgatggtgaggggggtcgccggatccatgcGCGTGGACCATTTTTACTCTCTCGTActctaggtttttaggttgttcatcatcTTGGCTTTGGTCCTATGTTTGGGGATGAAATTTaaaaaccagtctgttcaagtaagAATGGCGTGGCGGCAGCGGCATCCTTGTGGTGGACCTGTGTCTTCGGGCTCCGCCCTTGCGACGGTGTTTGCTCCaacgtcggcgcggagcttgggaggtagtccaggagcggatgcagattgtggtctgcatcgacgacatctggatgACGAAACATATGTTGGGTTCGTAGTTCGTGGATGGcagatatggtttcctccttcgccGTCTTAGGCGTGGtagggtgccagatctggagttcgatggcgtgtccggggtgttgcccggGTATGATTCGTTTAACGGCAAAGGCTTCATTTTTGGTGAGTTACCTTGAGGTCCGCAAatctgcatatcagcgatggagccgcgtcgagctcgggtttGGAGGTGATCCGCCGTTCTTTTCTTCGATGGCTGCTGGGGTGGTGCCGAAGACAGgtggcgttggtgtcaagcttaaagatgttttgctatcttttacttttgtcatCTCGGTCCTTACGTGATTTgtactttgatctttatgatatgaataagACGGCGAAGGAGGAAACCACGAAAAAAAATTAGTTGAGATTATGTTTGGCTTATACCTCATGCATGCCGCATGCGACGACTACAATGCGGCTTCGCATAATCTGAACCTACGGTGAGAACTCGTGTGTTTCTCTGGGAATCCAAGATCGACTCCTAACGGTACACGTACGCGCTACGCTCGAGTCGATCATATAAGTCAGCAGGGGCCGAGTGCCCAAGTTCGTTCGCACCATCGGTTGCATTGCCACCAAACGCCGCGGAGTAGTCCGCCGATCCATCAGTGCGTGTTACGAGTTCATCAGGACGCGGCGCATGATCCGTCCGACGATGGCGTGGAAGAGCGCTGTGCAGACACTCGACGAAGGCGGCAAGGCATTCACCAAAGGGGCAGAGATTCTGCGGCAGTTCGCCTCCGTCACGGAGGCGGAACTTGCCGCGGGGAAGCCGGTGCCCACGAGGGAATTCGACTCCGTGGCCGCGCTCGCCGAGGAGACCGCCCTCCGGCTGCTCGACAGGGCGGCCAAGGAGGCGGAGGCCGGCGAGCAGACCGCCGCGGCGTTCGTGGGTAGACCGGGGGCCAAGAAACTGGCGGAGGCGCGCCGCAGGCACGCCGCGTCCGTCGCCGGGCTGAGGACGCAGGCCGCAGAGTTCGCCGCTTTCAGGCGCCGGATGGCCTCGCTGCCGGCCGTGGAGGAGCTCGACAGCTCGGAGTTAAGACCGCGTGGAGGCTCGACGGCGGGAGTAGAAGGAACCGAACGCAGGGAAGCAAGAACAAGGAAGCCCAACGCTAGATACCTTGGGGACGAGTGGAGCTCCTGAGCCGGCCGGCCGGCCACGCAACTGATTTCATCCGATCTACCGTAATAAGAGATCGTGCCGTTCTGTTAGTTTTCAGTTCAAAGTTCAAACTAGATTATCGGTTGTTTGTTACTTTTATGTTCAAAGTTCAAACTAGATTATCGGTCGGCTTTAGATGGTGCATCTATATTGCTTGGGTACAGCGATAAGTTTGTTGCACATGTATGATGTATCCACATGAGCCGTCAAATTCTAATGCTGCATTTTTTTaaacgaggcaaaagatttgccatttttatGATTAAGAGAGAAGTTTAAGAGGTTAAGGCCCATCGTCGAATTACAACAATCACCCACGCGGCATTATGTTACTCATAGTGTATCTGCATTGGAATAGAATGTGGGTCACCGAATCTTGAACCTGCTTGCAAAGGGGGCAAAGGTTATACAGTTTGGCCACCCACGACGCTGAAGCCTATCCACTGTTCAAATCCTATTGTTGATTGCCAACCAAGCGGAGAACTTGCATTTAGGAGGCGCCAAATCTTCCAAATGGTCGGTATCATGTCCGTGTCAGTATGGCCAAAGAATTGCGCCTTGTAGACTGGCGTCGCCAAGTAGTGTCCATCAGTGGTGAACTTCCAAGTGATAATGTCGGGCGTGTTGATGTCGAGGTGGATATGGGAGACCTTCTCCCAAAGGGTGACAAACTTAGGGAGGTGTTCGATAGTGATGCCGCGAAGAATGTCCACTTGGGAAATCCAGAAGTTGTCGTGCAGAGCCATTCGAGCCGAGGAATTCTCCTTCTTCGACAATCCATATATTTTAGGTGCCATGTCTTTGGGCCTAATTCCATCGAGCCAAGATACTCCTGAAACTTGGGACGCAAACCATTGCCAACTTGGACCTTGGTAGCTGCGGCAAAGATATTTCGATCGTTGTCATCGCAAGGGGTTCCCAAGCCAACCCATGGCTTGTCAGCCTGCAATCTTGTCCTCGAGGGGCTGGTAGCGAATTCTCTTTAACCTCTTGACAGATACAGGCAACCCAAAGTATTTCATCGAAGAGGAGGAAAGCTTGACCGGGAAGGATTGGAGGATGTTTGGAAGATCAACATTATCGCAACGGATTGGGGCGACAAGACTTTCGAAACAATTTGTGAAAAGGCTAGCGACATCCCCAAAGTGCTTGAGAGTATCAGCGAAAAACTGGATGTCTTCCTTAATGGGCGTGAGAAAAACTATGCCGTCATCTGCGCAAAGCAAAGCTCGGATAGGCATAGGCATAGCATTTCCACCAAGGGGGTGTAAATTTCCTTGAGCCATGCTCTTTGCCACGATGTGGTGCAGCGAGTCAATGGCGAGCACAAATAACCGGGGGGGAGGGCAACCCCCGACCTAGCTTAATGGGATCGCCAGGCACGCCATTAAGCAGAACGCGAGACGAAGCCGATGACAGCAGGGTCGAAACCCAACCTCTGAAGCGAGGCGGGAAACCAAGGTGTCGAAGTAGGTTGAGGAGGAAGTCCCAATGCACCAAGTCAAAGGCTTTTTTGACGTCAAATTTGAAGAGCAACGCCAGGGTTTCCCTACGAAGGAAGCGTCTCGCGAGACTGCGCacatacatgaagttgtcatggatgcatctTTTTTTAATAAATGCACTTTAAGCGTGTGAGACCAGCTCATTCATGTGCGGGGCAAGCCGGTTGGACATCATCTTATCAACTAGCTTAGTGACGACATGGATAAGACTGATGGGACGAAAATCACCGATGTCCTCCACTATCCTTCTTCGGAATGAGAGCAATGTCTGTAGAATTCAACCAATGAAAGTGCGCAGCATGAAGATCAGAGAAATGGTTGATGGCAAGCATGATGCCGGGCTTGATAGTATCCCAACATGGCTTGAGTATCCCAACATGGCTTGAGAAAGGCACCCGTGAATCCATCGGGGCCCGATGCCTTGTCGCTAGGCATGGAAAACACAGCTCTCTTAGCTTCCTTCTTGGTGATGGCCTCTCCCAATACATGAAGATCACAACTGGGTGTGCGAATGATTCCTCAATTGATGTCGATGTCATGTGAAGGACCTTTTTTGCGATGTTCTGGAAGTGATGGTGGACAATGTTTTTCTAGTGCTCGTGCTCGGTGACCCAATCGTTGTTGTGCTTGAGACGGTGAATGAATTTTTTTCTCCTTCTATGGTTGATACGTAGGTGGAAGAAACGAGTGTTGGGATCTTCTTTGAGGTTAGTGATTCTGGTCTGGAGTTTTGACGCTTCCTAACCTTTTTCAATACGGTGAAGCTAATAATCTTTTTCCTAAGCCTTTTGCAGATGTCACTTTCTTCTAGACTAAGAACTCTTTCCTCTTGCGCTAAATCAGGGTGGAGAGTGACTTTGAGGGCCATGTGGAGTTGGACCTTCGGTTTGGCAAAGAGTGTCTTGCTCCAAGCACACAATTTTTGGCTTGTCTTCTTGAGCTCGTTGAAGAGCATTTGGTAGGGCTCAACATGCCTTGATTCCTCCCAAGCATCACTCACCACCTGTTGGAAGCCCGGCATTTTGATCCGGCAGTTTTTGAAGCGGAAGGACTTGGGTCTCTTGGGCCCATCATCGTTAGCAAGCAAAAGGGGACAATGGTCAGATAAAGATGATGAGAGGGCATGAAGTTGAGGGGATAATGCTGGACAATGGTCAGATAAAGATGATGAGAGGGCATGAAGTTGAGGGGATAATGCTGCATCTTTATCTCAAAGTTGAGAAATTGCACCTGAACTGAACTTAAACCGCGACAAATCATGCCGTGAAAAGGCCACACAAACGCTAGCGATTTCCAACCTTATCACACACAACACGTATTCACATATTCTAAGCAACATCAACCAGCAGTAAGCATTACAAAACCAAACCATCTGAAACAACAGACGCCACATTGGTAGAGAAGATCATAGACActcacatatatacacacacattttGAGATCCAGAGCGAAGGATCTCAGCTGTCCTGCAGCTGAGCAGAGCGGCTGGTCAGAGGGACGTATCGGACAGTGGCATCGTTCCGGACGCTGGTGGATCCGTCGGAGCTCTTGTCGATCACCTGCAAGTCCTGAGAGTATGTGCCGACCGGTATGACCATGCGCCCGCCAGGCTTCAGCTGCTCCAGCAGCGGCCGAGGGATCTCAGGTGCCGCTGCACCCACATGAATAGCATCGTATGGCGCCGCATCCGGCCAGCCAAGCCTTCCATCTGTGTTTTTGAGAATTGCAACAAGACAACTTGAGCTCCAGATGTTTTGGACTTCCATCAAAAGATGGCTAGGACCAATCAAGACTAACGTTTTGAGGCTATAAAACGACCAGTGCAAATTAAATTTCATCGATGTATTGAATGGCTCAGCACACCATAGCACACCAACTAGCATACCTGAAACATGAAAAGAAAGTGAACCATCCTTCAGTAGTGCTGCCGCAGCACTCCGTTCGACATTTTCAGTTGAAGCAGCAACAAGTTCAGGAATGTGTTCAATCCCCACTGCGCGACCTTCTGGTCCGACCATCATTGCAAAACAAGCTGTCAAGTAGCCACTGCCTGTGATGGGAAATGGATGAAGATGGCAGTAGTCGAGACAAAATGTCAGTTGGACAAAGTTGTTTATTTATACAGATACAAGTGTATCATCTGAAGGCACTAACAGAGGAGAGTGACAGTGTATCAGGCTGTCAGCAACAACAAACCTGATCCAACGTCCAGAGCATGCATGCCTGGCTGTAAATGATCCTTCAACAGTTCTAAGCAGGTTGCATGCATGTGAGGAGCGGATATTGTTGCATTGTAACCAATAGGCATAGGACTGTCAATGTAAGGGGTAAAGCCCTCTGGTACAAATAAGGCTCGGTCGATAGTTTCCATAACTTCTGCCACTTTGTCCGTTCGAACAACACCATATTGCTTCAGATAGTCAACCAGAGCGTTGTTCTTTTCCAGTGATCCTTCAGTCCAAAATTGCTGCAAGTTAAGCAACAGAAGCTGAGATTGTATCTGTCATAGGTACAGTACTTGGCCTGTAGGGGCCTCAGTTTAAGGCCGGGCAAGCGCCTCTTTTCTAAAAAAGAAAGGTACAGTACTTGACATGACTATATGCTAAAAGCACAAACGGAAATGTGCCTCATCAAAACATTCACAgtattcaaaaaatcaaaaaatatatgataACTGTAGATTGTGTTGCCTGCATAGTACATAAAGTGACGCCGTGTGTCCAGAAAAAAAAAGTTCGTAGTTTCAGCATACTTAGGTCCAGATCTAACATATCTTTACACTCTCAAGGTGCCACGCTTGCAGAAGATAGCCAACAGTGGTGAATACTTGGGCACCATGGCTTCACTCGTAGTTGGACCTGCTAGGAGCCGAGTTCATAAATATCTCCCTGAATTTCCCGGAGAGCAACCATATTCCAGTGCTCTGCAGCCCTGAGAATCATAATCGCTCTCCTTTAGCGCTCTACAAGGCTAAAATCCACCGATCAGGTAGCCCTCCTGGTTCCCAAATCTCCCTCGAACCTAAACGTGCAACTAAGCTCTCCTGAATCAGCTTAAACTCGAGGGTGCAAGTTAATTATAATCATCCAATTTGCCGTAGCGATCGCCAAACATTCATGTACGACCGCAGTACAGGATAGAAAAGAGGGGGAACGAGAGGGTAGGGCGTCGCGTGTGCAGCTACGTACCGCCATCCAGTGGTACGGGGAGCAGCGCCGAAGCTGCGGCGGCCTCGGGGGCGCGGGCGCggcgaggaggtggtggaggaaccggcggcgggcggcgggcgggcggccgtGGAGGGCGACAGGAAGCGGCTCGACGGGGAGGCTGCGGCGGCGAGGGACATGGCGCTGGCGCGTGGAGTGCTGCTATAAGAGGGGGGAGGTGGGCGAGGCGAACAGGTGTGCGGAGCTCGGCCCGCCGTGGCGGTGCGGGGGAGCCTCGTCTCGACAGGTGGTCGCGCCGCCGTTCTTTCTAGTCCTAGCGTGGCTGCGCCGTACGCATCCAGAGACCACCACTCTTTTCTTTCACAGGCCAGTCACACGTAGCGCGTGCTCTGCTACCCCCAGCGCGGAGGATTTTTACAAGGACAGTAAAATCCAGggaaaattgtactccctccgtccgaaaatacttgtaggaaaaatggatgtatctagacgtattatATTTCTAGATATATTTATTTTTGTGCATTTgtccgacaagtattttcagacggggGAAGTACGAAATTGGAACGAAACCCCAGTTTACAGACTTGTGAATCAGGGCGGCGTGTTATTTAACAAAACTGGTTTGTTAGGGTGACACAAACAACATTCTCATTACAAGATTAATTATGGATCGGTTCAGGCGCCTTGGCTATCCATCTGTGTCCGAGACAGGTACCAAGAAGGCTAGCTAGAAGTCCAGAAGAAGCTGTGGCAAGACTCGCTCCAGGTGGGTGGGCTCAATTGTGGTCGTCCCCTCTGCTTCAGCGATAACAGCACAGCGCTGGACAGCCTCTGCAAGAAAGAATTCAGACTTGAGCTGCAGAACTGGAATCTATGTTACCGTACTATTATTAGCATCAGGTACTGCGATATTTTTCGTCAATATACAGACCTGCGACAAACATCCGAAGAAGTTCACAGCTCACTTGCAGGGCACTTGCATTAGCTGCACAAATTAAACAAACAAAGCATCATGAGCATCGTGCACGAAGGCTTCTCATTTTATACTATTTGTTTGAGCCGGCAGAAATTCATTTGTTTTCGGCCTTTTTTCCCTTTTCCGATCAAGGGGTTGATGAATAATCGAACAGTGAACATGATAAGCGTCAATATGAACATAGTATGGGTAAAAACTGGCACAGATAGCTGCAAAATGCACGAAAACTGTGCACGCAACTAGCTTGGAAAGACAGAGAAACCGGACTAGGAAGGATCGAAGGATTCCATCAGTTTAATTTGCAGGTGCACTTAGAATGGACAGTGCTACTGAACTTCCAAGAACAAAGCCTTGTTCATCATCTTATAAAGATGGAACAAAACACCACCTACCAGAGGTACTCCGGTTCCTCCTTGACGTCTCCGCAGCAGGCTGCCAATTAAAAACTGAAACATTCTCATCTGATGTAGGAGTACATAGCAAAACGAAAAAAGAAACAGAACAGTTTTGGGTGGGCTGGGATAGGAGGAAGGGAAAGAAAAGTGAAGCATCTGAGATTAGATTGGACCGCCGAATCACCTCGATGTCTATGGCCTCGTCGACGACGACGCCCCTGTCGGTCCGCCGGCTCCACACAAGCTTGAATATCGCGCGGATCAGATCCTGCTCAGGCCCCGGCAACTCTTAAAATCCAACATCCGGAAGAACAAAAAGGCCAGAGAAAAGGGCACAACCGACGGAGGAACAGAAGAGAGGGTGGGCTCACCGGATTGAAGGTCTCGTCGCGTGCCTCGCGCGTCTCTTCATGGAAATCTTCCATTGCGGTTTCGCCGGGGCGGCAGATGCAGGAGAGTGGGCGGGACGAGGGAAACGAGTTAGGGCGAAGGCGCGGGAAGGGGTTCATTCCTGGGCCCACATGGGCCGTTTCTTTAGCCCTGCTTACGGGCGATTAGTCTTGGTTGGGTTGAACCAAAATCAATTGAGGAGTACTCATTGCAACTTTGAAGGGACCTGAATGTGTCATAGTGTGCTCCAAATCTTGTCCTCCTACCCTGTGAACGAGCCCTCTGTCTCATTCCACCAGCTCTCCCTACTGGTCCTCGTTCTCAAGATCATCCGGTAAGCCGATCGAACAGTAAATACACCTCTTCTTTCTTCATGCCACGCCCAGAAGTCCGGCAGCCTCCTAGTGCAGACTGGTATCTTTAGGATCTCTTCTGCGTCAAAAGGAGTAAAAACAGTGCGGATCAGCCCCTCCTTCCAATGCGCCGAAGTATAATCAAGGAGTTCTGCCACCTTCTCCGGCGGATTAGGATCTAGGGACACTAATGGCCTCTTGAAATTATCCCGTAGGATCCGGTTATCCCTTCATATGTTTGTGGTGTCTCCATCCCCAATCCTTCGGATTAGGCCTTATGTTATCCCTCCCGTTATAAATTGCTTGCCATATCTGCGATGGGCGTGATCCCAACTCTGCCTCCAATATATTGCATTGTGGGAAGTAAACGGCCTTTAGTATTTGAGCACTCAAAGAAGTTTCTTCCGTCATGACTCTCCACAATTGCCTAGCAAGTAGCGCTAGGTTAAAGGTTTCTATATCACGGAATCCTAGACCTCCCAGGTGCTTCGGTTGAATCATTGTGTCCCAAGCAAACCAACTAGGTTTTCTCTTTCCTTCCTTGCAACCCCACCAAAATTGCCGAATAATTGATGTTATACTTTCACATAAACCCCGCGGCAGGCGAAAACATGACATAGAATATACCGGTGTTGCCTGAGCGACCAATTTGATCAAGACCACTTTCCTTGCTGCAGAAAGTAACTTCTCCATCCATCCTTTGATCTTCTCCCACACACGATCTCGTAGATATTTGAAAGTTTCGTTCTTGGACAGGCCAACATCTGTTGGCATGCCAAGATAACGTTGATTTGAGGACTCATTCTAAACATGTAAGGAATTTTTTATCTCTTCCCTCAAAGGATTTGGACAGCCTTGACTGAAGAAAATTGATGTCTTATCATGGTTAAAACCCtaacctaaaccctaaaccctaaaatgGTGAAGTTCTATGTCATGTTTGGGTCTCCCTGTCGGATTCTATGGCGTCTTGCCAGACATTCTATGCCCAGTGGTGAAGTTCTGCACCATCGCCATATGGCTGAGACGGATTCATGTTCTCTGTGCGGAGCAAGGGACACTTGGCGGCATGCTCTTCTGAAATGTGCATTGTCCAGGAGCGTTT is a window encoding:
- the LOC123041545 gene encoding protein MHF2 homolog codes for the protein MNPFPRLRPNSFPSSRPLSCICRPGETAMEDFHEETREARDETFNPDLIRAIFKLVWSRRTDRGVVVDEAIDIEPAAETSRRNRSTSANASALQVSCELLRMFVAEAVQRCAVIAEAEGTTTIEPTHLERVLPQLLLDF